Below is a window of Tolypothrix bouteillei VB521301 DNA.
CCATTCGGTCCTAAAAATCCTACGACTTCACCTGGTGCAATTTCAAAGGAAACATCTTGTACTGCTTTAATGTCTCGGTAAGTACGGCGGAAAAAATGAGTAATTGTTCCTGCAAGACCTGGTTCTTTAACAGCAACAGGGTAAACCTTAGTGAGGTTTTGAACTGATATTATACTGCGATCGCTAGAGTTAGATGCGTGATAAGTATCAGATGTAAGTGGTTCTGGGGACATATAAGGGAATACTACAACAATGGGCTAAGCGGCAAAGACTAAGTAAGCTGATGCAAATCATTGTCAAGAGTTGGTAGCAGTACTTTAGCACTAAAGCGCTACTACCAACGGAATTGAGAACTTTTCCATTTCATGACACAGTTTTATCTTTTCTTGCTGACCTACTGACACGTTTTAAGATAGTGTTGTTTTTGTATGCACGCAACAATAGATCTTAAGTTTAGCGTGTTGACACGCTCCCCTTGTAAGTCGCTCAGTTTTTAGGTGTATTCTTTTCTAATACGAGCAATTGTAGTGTGTAATCCCTCACTATGTATCCAACCCACGTAACCGCCATAGATCATTTTCTCATCCCTACTTGCTAAAAAAACGTGGTCAACTCCTGCTAAATTTTTCCAAGTTCTCAGGGCTGTTCCGTCTCTCAATCTCATCACCGGACACGAACTTTTAAAGTCTCGATGGTGTGCTGGAGTTATGCCAGGAATGCTTTCTAAAATAGCTATAACTTCCTTTGTGAAATCCGTTGTGCAAGCCTCGGCTATGGTTGAACAACCACAACCGTCTGTTACGGTAATCTTCAACCTATCTTTTATATCGCCATCAAATAGTATTAGAGAGTCAATCTCTTCTAGAAGCTTGCCATGTGGTTCAGATAGCCTCCGTTGACAGTAGACTGCACTCAGAAATTCTTCAAGACCCACCTTTGCTAGTACATCAGTAATCAATGCGGTTAGTCCCAGCACAGTAATTCCACCGAGCATTCCCGCCGGACCACCGAGTATTGCTAAAGCTGTAGTTATAGCTGCTGCACCTGTTAAACCAGTGGTAGCCATTACGATCGCTAAAACAATACCAGGCAATCCTAAAGCCGCAACTTTTTTGACAATTTCATCCATAGGTTACGCACCTCGGCTTGAGATTCAAAAGAATCTGTTTTAACATTTCAGCAACGAACTAGTGGTTTGTCGCAAAAGTTTGTTTGTATTTGCACTGTCTTCGCCCTAGAAATTCAGTTACAACTCAGACCTACTCCGCAAAGTTGACTTGCCAGACCACTAGTGATGCTGAGTTAGATCGAGTGACGGTATATTTTTAACGCAAACGCCCAGATCGCAGAATACTGACAATCAACCACAGTCCTAGCAAGCTAGCAAACGCGAACAGCACATTACTTAAAAATGATAGCTGTGATGTCCGTGCGTTACTAGAAATAATTGCTGCACCCATAATCAGGGAACCTACTAGGATACTGAAAGAAAGACGATTAGCAGCGTCGTCTGTGGTGCGTCGCAAACCATCGAGTCCCCGCACTGATAAATTCCACTGTAGAGTTTCCGAGGTGATTCGGTCTAGTAGCAATTCTATCTGGCGGGGAGATTGTAACGAGAGACTTTTCAGATCCAGCGCAGTTCTGAGGAGCGATCGCACGGGGCTATCTCCAACAAGCTGTCGGCGGAACAAATCTGTCAGCAGTGGCTGAATTTCGTCGATAAAGTTTATTTCTGGATTAAATCCTCGCGCTACCCCTTCCAAGTTAGCCAGTGTTTTCGCATACAACCCCATATTGCTGGGCAAGCGAATCTTATTGTTACGGGCAACTTGCAAAAGTTCATAAATAATTTGACTAAAATTCATTTGAGACAAGCTCAAGTTGTAGTACTTTCGCAGCATCCGGTCATAGTCATTTTCCAACCGTCTCAAAATCACTGGTTCAGCAGAATCCGCTAGCTGCAGAGTTAATTGAGCACAACGTTGAGCATCCAAATCCACAATTGCCAGCAACATTTCTGTTAATATCTGTTGGGTGCGGGGATCGAGCCGTCCGACCATACCGCAATCTAACAAAGCAACCCGACCATCTCTGAGATAAAACAAATTCCCAGGATGGGGATCGGCATGAAAGAAGCCATCAATATAGAGTTGTTGGAAGAAAGCACGAAATAAAATGCTGGTAATTGCTTGTCTTTTAACAGCAGGATCGGTGCCATTCTGTTGAGTCTCCAGATCTGCCATAAGCAGGGGAACGCCGTCAAGCCACTCCATAACAAGTAACTTTGGCGTGGTTAAATCCCAAAAGATTTCAGCAACAACCAATTGTTCGGGATCGAACCACCGACTATTTGATAAATTGCGTCGCAGTTGGTCTGTGAACTCAGCTTCCCGTGTAAAATCTAACTCCGCTTCCAGCGCTTTGGTAAATTCTTCAGCAATAGACTTAATTTCATAAGTCTGCCCAAACTCAGTACGCGCTACTAAATCAGCAATCCCTTGAATTAAGGCAATATCTTGAGCAACAGTCAGATCGATTCCCGGTCTTTGTACTTTGAGTGCGACCTCCCGACCATTGACCAAAGTAGCACGGTGGGTTTGAGCAATAGAACCCGCTGCAACTGCAATAGCGTTGATTGTACTGAAAGTTTCTTCTAAGGGCTGTTTCAGTTGTTGGCGAATAAGAACTTCTACGTCTGCCCAAGGAACAGGTGGAACTTCGTCTTGCAGAGTTGATAGCTCCTCTATGTAAGCTCCGCTCAGCAAATCGGGACGTGTAGACATCAGCTGACCTAGCTTAACGTAGACAGGTCCTAAATCTACCAAAATGTTTTTTAAAACAGCCGGTGTAGGTAGCTGGGGTTCATCAGCTTTACCAAGTGTAATGAGTCGCCGCATATAGTCCCAGCCATTGCGAAGCAAAACTTCAATAATTTCTCTTTGACGGGGAACAGTTTGAGTTAGGAACATTTTTATAGGCAATAGGGAATAGGGATTGGGGAGAGGGGGTAGACAAGGGAAAGGGGGTAGACAAGGGACAGAGGGTAGACAAA
It encodes the following:
- a CDS encoding ABC1 kinase family protein; this encodes MFLTQTVPRQREIIEVLLRNGWDYMRRLITLGKADEPQLPTPAVLKNILVDLGPVYVKLGQLMSTRPDLLSGAYIEELSTLQDEVPPVPWADVEVLIRQQLKQPLEETFSTINAIAVAAGSIAQTHRATLVNGREVALKVQRPGIDLTVAQDIALIQGIADLVARTEFGQTYEIKSIAEEFTKALEAELDFTREAEFTDQLRRNLSNSRWFDPEQLVVAEIFWDLTTPKLLVMEWLDGVPLLMADLETQQNGTDPAVKRQAITSILFRAFFQQLYIDGFFHADPHPGNLFYLRDGRVALLDCGMVGRLDPRTQQILTEMLLAIVDLDAQRCAQLTLQLADSAEPVILRRLENDYDRMLRKYYNLSLSQMNFSQIIYELLQVARNNKIRLPSNMGLYAKTLANLEGVARGFNPEINFIDEIQPLLTDLFRRQLVGDSPVRSLLRTALDLKSLSLQSPRQIELLLDRITSETLQWNLSVRGLDGLRRTTDDAANRLSFSILVGSLIMGAAIISSNARTSQLSFLSNVLFAFASLLGLWLIVSILRSGRLR